One Bartonella sp. TP genomic window carries:
- a CDS encoding transglycosylase SLT domain-containing protein: MKKFYLIILIICLLFKVNSAYANAVCEAKMLEAAKQYSVPVAILYAVGTTETYHADSLQPNALNIDGSSVFPETKEQALAIIKQAKLHGAKMIDIGCMQINEHYHKKHFGSVEAMLDPTANVSYAAKFLKTLYQKDGQWTLAVADYHTGGRNSLERQRYLCRVIDNIVKNGFGNPTLESRRFCNNR; encoded by the coding sequence TTGAAAAAGTTTTATCTAATAATTCTGATAATTTGCTTATTATTTAAAGTTAATTCTGCTTATGCAAATGCAGTTTGTGAAGCTAAGATGTTAGAAGCGGCTAAGCAATATTCTGTGCCCGTTGCGATTTTATATGCCGTAGGCACTACTGAAACCTATCATGCGGATTCTTTGCAACCAAATGCTTTGAATATTGATGGTAGCAGTGTATTTCCGGAAACAAAAGAGCAGGCTTTGGCTATTATTAAACAAGCTAAATTGCACGGGGCTAAAATGATAGATATAGGGTGTATGCAAATAAATGAGCATTACCACAAAAAACATTTTGGCTCGGTTGAAGCGATGTTGGATCCCACAGCGAATGTAAGCTATGCGGCTAAATTTCTAAAAACTTTGTATCAAAAAGATGGGCAGTGGACTTTGGCTGTTGCCGATTATCATACTGGCGGCCGTAACAGTTTGGAGCGTCAGCGTTATTTATGCCGTGTCATAGATAATATAGTTAAAAATGGTTTTGGAAATCCAACCTTGGAATCCAGGCGT
- a CDS encoding flagellar hook-length control protein FliK, protein MEQVNNGACNQLQESKKQFFSSENSEGASLVKLPKALKGSKQSGEKFHFKAASPVDAPIEEVKFSIDGEKISFDELLKPVSKKAAKVEAKNDTDLLCDVSLKTVEPIVAFPLIHQQFESINLQLEFGDSALPIEGNKTDVDTDIDIPVIIATKDLPHSKRSVSLSVNKLLAMPSKVLPEVKKAMDVVLTVPNIKVPNPIAAKPSMDLFVKPAQQDIVQSQALSDNSNDFLSFMDSAEEEILSQTIELPLDINNKETDFLEPMVVKNAKNLSDPVESVVNNPANNLMQKTNIAPKNEAYLNLAAKIEPKIIDSAPISVPIAKDQVILAKPEQRGQQQIIPAANVSLQPAPVAPRVAAAPLPVKKTNLSQKLNGQYGEQKQDFRPAVEQAKAVPPKSFPVNNVKVNVKVNVNIKAAEPMQTSLKDISKELVKNFKAAALSKNIEKEVEQAEAKPLNPIIKQSAPVAKKTVVDLPSVQPIVRKSEHLSFAEWRPLNFSVPVEKIDSVNVIEKPLANFSALVGVEVTNVRKQGDLQQIDLVLKPEHLGKLVAKLRFIDKQMLVEIQAPNKDIAKTLMLNENLLKDAIKNAGLSHKHELKLIISDKSGAANILHTKRNEVVTSAPAINPNDGLENFLGGNSDAPNSERKKFKKKAKNIELDLSAAPKRDFGRNNIEKVLSNNSDNLLII, encoded by the coding sequence ATGGAACAAGTTAATAATGGTGCTTGCAATCAACTGCAGGAAAGTAAAAAACAGTTTTTTTCGTCTGAAAATAGTGAAGGCGCTAGCTTGGTTAAATTGCCTAAAGCTTTAAAAGGTAGCAAGCAGTCTGGCGAAAAATTTCATTTTAAAGCTGCGTCACCTGTAGACGCCCCTATTGAAGAAGTTAAATTTTCAATTGATGGGGAAAAAATAAGTTTTGATGAATTGTTAAAGCCTGTATCAAAAAAGGCTGCCAAGGTTGAAGCAAAAAATGATACAGATCTGTTATGTGATGTTAGCTTAAAAACCGTAGAGCCTATAGTCGCCTTTCCCTTAATTCATCAGCAATTTGAATCTATTAACCTGCAGCTAGAGTTCGGTGATAGTGCTTTACCGATTGAAGGCAATAAAACTGATGTTGATACAGATATCGACATACCTGTTATCATAGCTACTAAGGATCTTCCACATTCTAAACGCTCGGTGTCTTTGAGCGTTAATAAGCTTTTAGCTATGCCAAGTAAGGTGTTGCCTGAGGTTAAAAAAGCTATGGATGTTGTTCTTACGGTGCCTAATATTAAGGTGCCAAATCCTATTGCAGCAAAACCTTCGATGGATTTATTTGTTAAACCTGCGCAGCAAGATATTGTTCAATCACAAGCGTTATCTGATAATAGCAATGATTTTCTTTCTTTCATGGATTCTGCAGAAGAAGAAATTTTGTCGCAAACAATAGAGCTTCCCTTGGATATTAATAATAAGGAAACAGATTTTTTAGAGCCGATGGTAGTAAAAAACGCTAAAAATCTTAGCGATCCAGTTGAGAGTGTGGTGAATAACCCCGCTAACAATTTAATGCAAAAAACAAACATTGCCCCTAAAAATGAGGCATATCTAAATTTGGCAGCAAAAATAGAGCCAAAGATCATAGATTCGGCGCCCATTTCAGTACCTATAGCTAAAGATCAGGTTATTTTAGCTAAGCCAGAGCAACGGGGTCAACAGCAAATTATACCTGCAGCCAATGTTAGCTTGCAACCAGCTCCAGTAGCGCCGAGGGTAGCTGCGGCTCCTTTGCCAGTTAAAAAAACAAATTTAAGTCAGAAGCTAAACGGCCAATATGGAGAACAAAAGCAGGATTTTAGGCCCGCAGTTGAACAAGCAAAAGCTGTTCCGCCTAAATCGTTTCCAGTTAATAATGTTAAAGTTAATGTTAAAGTTAATGTTAATATAAAAGCAGCTGAACCTATGCAAACTAGCCTAAAAGATATTAGCAAAGAGTTGGTTAAAAACTTTAAGGCTGCGGCTTTGTCAAAAAATATCGAAAAGGAAGTGGAGCAAGCGGAAGCTAAGCCTCTAAATCCCATAATAAAACAATCAGCTCCCGTTGCAAAAAAAACTGTAGTAGATTTGCCTTCGGTACAACCAATAGTTCGTAAATCTGAACATTTATCTTTTGCAGAATGGCGTCCGTTAAATTTTAGCGTTCCCGTAGAGAAAATTGATAGTGTCAATGTTATTGAAAAGCCTTTGGCGAATTTTAGCGCTTTGGTAGGGGTAGAAGTTACTAATGTACGCAAACAGGGCGATTTACAGCAAATAGATTTAGTGTTAAAGCCTGAACATTTAGGTAAGTTGGTAGCAAAATTACGCTTTATCGATAAGCAGATGCTAGTGGAAATACAAGCGCCGAATAAAGATATTGCTAAGACCTTGATGCTTAACGAAAATTTATTGAAAGACGCTATAAAAAATGCTGGTCTTTCCCATAAGCATGAACTGAAACTGATAATTTCCGATAAAAGTGGAGCGGCTAATATTTTGCATACAAAGCGAAATGAGGTTGTAACTAGTGCTCCTGCTATTAATCCTAATGATGGGTTAGAAAATTTTCTAGGCGGTAATTCAGATGCCCCTAATTCAGAACGCAAGAAATTTAAGAAAAAAGCCAAAAATATAGAGCTTGATTTGTCTGCTGCGCCTAAGCGCGATTTTGGTAGGAATAATATTGAAAAAGTTTTATCTAATAATTCTGATAATTTGCTTATTATTTAA
- a CDS encoding flagellar motor protein MotB codes for MKQTDPHSQTPIVIVRRKPLEDEPHHGGAWKIAYADFVTSLMAFFLVMWLVNVTDDKTKAAIVTYFNPINLVNDSDGIKGLSESDYSHHAFAKKQGNKTFPTRSQAIESDKSARDKQVAHDPYKLLDEIMSNPGPRGKVTSEPPVHDSFGFINANNDIGVNGSDSNPFAEKDLENVEFAKKGPNDIVQHARDHNAVYVEVKPIKQVKTLEDEKNKEANRLMVAKEAAKISQQLDKAVQLLAKDKQAPKIELVQEDNGILINLLDKKNFGMFDVGVAKPRRETIVLLEQISKVLQAQKGQLIISGHTDARPYHSDNYDNWQLSTARAQMVYYMLTRGGLSKDRVEKIVGYADKDLKNKKDPYAAENRYIGLFLKVEPIKSKTIATSSN; via the coding sequence ATGAAACAGACAGATCCGCATTCACAAACGCCGATAGTAATTGTACGCCGTAAGCCCCTTGAAGATGAACCACATCATGGTGGTGCTTGGAAAATTGCTTATGCTGATTTTGTTACTTCTTTAATGGCTTTTTTTCTAGTTATGTGGTTGGTAAATGTTACTGATGATAAAACAAAAGCAGCTATTGTAACTTATTTTAACCCGATAAATTTAGTTAATGATTCCGATGGTATAAAGGGACTAAGTGAATCTGATTATTCGCATCATGCTTTTGCAAAAAAGCAGGGCAATAAAACTTTTCCCACCAGAAGTCAGGCTATTGAATCAGATAAAAGTGCTCGCGATAAGCAAGTTGCGCATGATCCTTATAAATTGTTAGATGAAATTATGTCTAATCCTGGGCCGCGTGGTAAAGTGACAAGCGAGCCGCCTGTGCATGATAGTTTTGGTTTTATAAACGCAAACAATGATATCGGTGTAAATGGTAGCGATAGTAATCCATTTGCCGAGAAGGATTTAGAGAATGTTGAATTTGCAAAAAAAGGCCCTAATGATATAGTCCAGCATGCTAGAGATCATAATGCTGTTTATGTAGAAGTTAAGCCTATAAAACAGGTAAAAACTCTAGAGGATGAGAAAAATAAAGAAGCAAACAGATTAATGGTAGCTAAGGAAGCTGCTAAAATCTCTCAGCAATTGGATAAGGCCGTACAGTTATTAGCAAAGGATAAGCAGGCGCCTAAAATAGAACTTGTACAAGAAGATAACGGCATTCTTATAAATTTATTAGATAAGAAGAATTTTGGAATGTTTGACGTGGGTGTAGCTAAGCCCCGCCGAGAAACTATAGTGTTATTAGAGCAGATTTCTAAAGTTTTGCAAGCACAAAAAGGGCAGTTAATTATAAGCGGTCATACCGATGCCAGGCCTTATCATTCTGATAATTATGATAATTGGCAATTATCTACAGCTCGAGCTCAAATGGTATATTATATGTTAACTCGTGGTGGGTTGAGTAAAGATAGGGTAGAAAAAATTGTGGGCTATGCTGACAAAGATCTTAAAAATAAAAAAGATCCATATGCGGCAGAAAATCGCTATATAGGTTTATTTCTAAAAGTGGAGCCTATAAAATCCAAAACAATCGCTACCAGTAGTAATTAG
- the fliF gene encoding flagellar basal-body MS-ring/collar protein FliF → MPEVVQSFMSSFISGVAKLGTKRLIALGLVGITLFATILFSSMYLAKPSSEALYIGLSRGDVNRIGLALGEAGINFDVSSDGSSVRVPIGLAAKARMMLAQKGLPTSNNAGYELFDNMGSLGLTSFMQQITRQRALEGEIARTIQAVQGVRAARVHIVLPDKGSFRKEDQKPSASVVIRTDAAFLEESAQSIRHLVAAAVPSLSTNEVTIMDTNGRLLASGADSLNGSPIVMSSLQKRVAASLENNIRRQLSPIVGANHFQTSVNVTLNTDQRQINETIYDPDSKVERSVHVVKDLSDNTNARSASAVSVEQNIPQEETGANPGDKSTEKHNRSEETDNYEINRKIISTVSNGYSVQKVDVAVVIDKAVLMRSFGAEKKDAAVQTKQFNERLAEIKNMVAAAVGIDSKRGDLVNVSAIDFIGNDDTNMRPVAVPLLDSIMPYASSLVSGVVLIIAVLLVLFLGVRPLMRDFKSDGKKLVSGDGMIDNIPALQALQAAQEARFEQEKLAELSRKMRVPPEHRLEKLIDMDEERFASVLKDWVRGEAGNQEPLKAS, encoded by the coding sequence ATGCCAGAAGTTGTACAGAGTTTTATGTCCTCTTTCATAAGTGGGGTTGCCAAGCTTGGTACCAAGCGCTTGATAGCCTTGGGTTTAGTTGGTATTACTTTATTTGCGACAATTTTGTTTTCCAGCATGTATTTGGCTAAGCCTTCATCAGAGGCCCTTTATATAGGTTTGTCGCGCGGTGACGTAAACCGTATAGGCTTGGCTTTGGGGGAGGCGGGAATAAATTTTGATGTTAGTTCTGATGGATCTTCTGTTAGAGTGCCTATAGGCCTGGCAGCAAAGGCGAGAATGATGTTGGCTCAAAAAGGGCTGCCTACCTCTAATAATGCTGGTTATGAATTATTCGATAATATGGGCTCTTTAGGCTTGACCTCTTTTATGCAACAGATTACTAGACAAAGAGCGCTTGAAGGTGAAATAGCGCGGACTATTCAAGCTGTGCAAGGCGTACGTGCGGCACGTGTGCATATTGTTTTGCCAGACAAGGGGTCTTTTAGAAAAGAAGACCAAAAGCCTTCAGCTTCTGTAGTTATACGTACGGATGCAGCGTTTTTAGAGGAATCTGCACAGTCTATAAGGCATTTGGTAGCAGCGGCGGTACCTTCGTTGAGCACTAATGAAGTTACAATTATGGACACTAATGGCCGATTGCTTGCCTCTGGTGCCGATAGTTTGAACGGTTCCCCTATAGTTATGTCTAGTTTGCAAAAACGTGTTGCAGCTTCATTGGAAAATAATATTAGGAGGCAGTTGTCGCCTATAGTTGGCGCTAACCATTTTCAAACTAGTGTAAATGTTACCTTAAATACCGATCAACGCCAGATTAATGAGACTATTTATGATCCGGATTCTAAGGTTGAACGCTCTGTTCATGTAGTAAAAGATTTATCTGATAACACAAATGCACGTAGTGCTAGTGCTGTTAGCGTAGAGCAGAATATTCCACAAGAAGAAACAGGCGCTAATCCTGGCGACAAATCTACGGAAAAACATAATCGTAGCGAAGAAACCGACAATTATGAAATTAATAGAAAAATTATTTCTACAGTAAGCAATGGTTATTCTGTGCAAAAGGTAGATGTCGCTGTAGTAATAGATAAAGCAGTGCTTATGCGTTCTTTTGGCGCTGAAAAAAAAGATGCAGCAGTACAAACGAAGCAGTTTAACGAGCGCTTAGCAGAAATAAAAAATATGGTAGCTGCTGCCGTTGGTATAGATAGCAAGCGTGGCGATTTGGTAAATGTTTCAGCTATAGACTTTATCGGCAACGACGATACGAATATGCGTCCTGTAGCTGTGCCTTTATTGGATAGTATCATGCCTTATGCGTCTAGCTTGGTTAGCGGAGTGGTGCTTATAATCGCTGTATTGTTAGTATTGTTTTTAGGCGTGCGACCATTAATGCGTGATTTTAAATCCGATGGGAAGAAGCTTGTTAGTGGCGACGGTATGATAGATAATATCCCGGCTTTGCAAGCACTGCAGGCAGCACAAGAAGCGAGGTTTGAGCAGGAAAAACTAGCAGAATTAAGTCGCAAAATGAGAGTGCCGCCTGAGCATAGATTAGAAAAATTGATTGATATGGATGAAGAGCGCTTTGCTAGTGTATTAAAAGATTGGGTGCGTGGTGAAGCTGGTAACCAAGAACCGCTTAAGGCTTCCTAA
- a CDS encoding flagellar basal body-associated FliL family protein: MVKEAAKNGSLITLLVTIVGLSVTVGLAGWFLGAYLGADFFPAMRNNQETSKVGGVALDAGEEAFSKRLFLLPPIITDIAAKELTDNHKIWIRLRVGVVLKIGGGGLDRRTVSEITNNFLSYIRTMTLRELHGAIGLRHLKEDLLERANVLSNGRVAAIVIPTFVVE, from the coding sequence ATGGTAAAAGAAGCAGCAAAAAATGGCAGTCTTATAACACTTTTAGTAACGATTGTAGGGCTAAGTGTTACGGTGGGGCTAGCTGGTTGGTTTTTGGGAGCCTATTTAGGAGCAGATTTTTTCCCTGCGATGCGTAATAATCAGGAGACGTCTAAGGTAGGCGGTGTTGCTTTGGATGCCGGAGAAGAAGCTTTTAGCAAACGCCTTTTTTTGCTGCCACCTATTATAACAGATATAGCTGCTAAAGAGTTAACAGATAACCACAAAATTTGGATTCGTTTGCGTGTAGGCGTTGTGCTTAAAATCGGTGGGGGCGGTCTTGATAGGCGCACCGTTAGCGAAATTACAAATAACTTTTTAAGCTACATAAGAACCATGACTTTACGTGAGTTGCATGGTGCTATTGGTTTAAGGCATTTAAAAGAAGATTTACTCGAGCGAGCGAATGTGCTATCAAATGGAAGAGTAGCAGCAATTGTTATACCAACTTTTGTTGTTGAATAA
- the flgH gene encoding flagellar basal body L-ring protein FlgH, protein MLNKSFKVLNIGLCLLISGCSSFHDFNSLPELSPVRSDLGATSAAPQAAGPANPFLANNASLFNGRAVNFYKDPRAMQPGDILTVLISINDRASISNQTNVKKNSKSDYSIGGGYSFMKKLTGSITGSSDNQAQGDGKIQRNEDIRLSVAAIVTKVLPNGNLLINGSQEVRVNYEMRVLNVSGIVRPQDIAGNNTISYDKIAEARISYGGRGRISEVQQPPYGQQLMNKISPF, encoded by the coding sequence TTGCTAAATAAATCATTTAAAGTTTTAAATATAGGTTTGTGTTTGTTGATATCTGGTTGCTCCAGCTTTCATGATTTTAATAGTTTGCCAGAGTTATCGCCAGTGCGCTCAGATCTTGGTGCAACATCTGCGGCGCCTCAGGCGGCTGGTCCAGCTAATCCCTTTTTGGCGAATAACGCTTCACTTTTTAACGGCAGAGCCGTGAATTTTTATAAAGATCCACGAGCTATGCAGCCAGGTGATATTTTGACGGTCTTGATTTCAATAAATGATAGAGCTAGCATAAGTAATCAGACAAACGTAAAGAAAAATAGTAAATCAGATTATTCTATTGGTGGCGGCTATTCCTTTATGAAAAAATTAACTGGCAGCATAACAGGCTCTAGCGATAATCAGGCACAAGGCGACGGAAAAATTCAGCGCAATGAAGATATTAGGCTTTCTGTTGCGGCTATAGTGACTAAAGTTTTGCCAAATGGAAACCTTTTGATAAATGGTTCGCAAGAAGTGCGTGTGAATTATGAAATGCGGGTATTAAATGTTTCTGGTATTGTTCGCCCACAAGATATTGCTGGTAATAATACTATTTCCTATGATAAGATAGCCGAAGCTAGGATTTCTTATGGCGGTAGGGGCCGCATTAGCGAAGTACAACAACCGCCTTATGGGCAACAATTGATGAATAAAATTTCACCATTTTAG
- a CDS encoding MotE family protein: protein MCIANSLIRIIVGLLLGTVICNAAEPVAAQNKSTPEISETNLKKMIFGDTLQLNGQKIHIKGAPALPQPEGYAKLSTDQKDEIKRFCMNMRYPAGSAYLKLQTTKLNKLKKDVDARIVILEAKTKEYQDWLDKRNQFLTNTKAALINIISKMKPDAAAAELEKIDDLAAASIIMKLKPGGASAIMNNFSPEKAAEITGIMISAQKLPAKKSQTIVKSSEHSDDVPRPLSNN from the coding sequence ATGTGTATCGCTAACAGCTTGATAAGAATAATTGTTGGTTTATTATTAGGGACTGTCATTTGTAATGCTGCAGAGCCTGTAGCCGCACAAAATAAATCTACTCCAGAAATTTCAGAAACAAATTTGAAAAAAATGATTTTTGGCGATACATTGCAACTTAATGGCCAAAAGATCCATATAAAAGGTGCCCCAGCTTTGCCGCAGCCAGAGGGTTATGCGAAGCTTTCTACAGATCAAAAAGATGAAATAAAGCGTTTTTGTATGAATATGCGTTACCCTGCAGGTAGCGCGTATCTGAAATTACAAACAACTAAATTAAACAAACTTAAAAAAGATGTGGATGCGCGCATAGTTATATTGGAGGCTAAAACCAAAGAATATCAAGATTGGTTAGATAAACGCAATCAATTTTTGACAAATACCAAAGCCGCATTAATAAATATCATATCTAAGATGAAGCCGGACGCCGCTGCCGCTGAATTAGAAAAAATTGATGATCTAGCTGCAGCATCTATTATTATGAAGTTAAAGCCTGGCGGAGCTAGCGCTATAATGAATAATTTTTCACCTGAAAAAGCCGCAGAAATAACTGGAATAATGATTAGCGCGCAAAAATTGCCAGCAAAAAAATCACAAACTATTGTAAAATCTTCTGAGCACAGTGACGATGTGCCTCGTCCTTTAAGTAATAATTAG
- a CDS encoding flagellar basal body P-ring protein FlgI: protein MSKAASASSIDYYAAAKADAEALGSLAKSGPMYYSDLNRPSSVVRLKDIAKLQSVRSNQLVGYGLVVGLNGNGDSLRNSPFTEQSMRAMLENLGINAPPGATRANNVAAVIVTAELPPFATSGSRLDITVSSLGDAKSLQGGSLVMTPLLGADGNTYAIAQGNIIVSGFSASGANAKITQGVPTSGRIPNGATIERAIPGNFNEMPQLILALQDGDFTTVTRICDLINIFSMARYKAKVAKTRDAKTLVLNKPQDVTATRFIAEIEGLPIPVDEVARVVVDERSGTVVIGEKVRVSRVAISHGSLTVKVTEDPLVSQPQPFGEGQTVVVPRTKMNVNESTSQIGIFSGTSLDKLVKGLNQIGVKPSDIIAILQAIKTAGALHADLIVQ from the coding sequence ATGTCAAAAGCTGCTTCGGCGTCGTCGATTGATTATTATGCTGCTGCAAAGGCTGATGCAGAAGCTTTGGGTTCTTTAGCAAAATCCGGACCTATGTATTATTCTGATTTAAATCGTCCAAGCAGTGTAGTAAGATTAAAAGATATTGCGAAGCTGCAAAGCGTGCGATCTAATCAGCTAGTTGGCTATGGGCTGGTAGTTGGACTAAACGGAAATGGGGATTCATTGCGAAACTCTCCTTTCACCGAGCAATCTATGCGTGCTATGTTAGAAAACCTTGGTATAAATGCACCTCCTGGCGCAACCCGAGCTAATAATGTGGCTGCTGTTATTGTTACCGCGGAATTGCCTCCTTTTGCTACTTCGGGATCTCGCTTAGATATCACTGTTTCTTCGCTGGGCGATGCTAAGTCTTTACAAGGCGGTAGTTTGGTTATGACGCCGTTATTGGGCGCAGATGGCAATACATATGCGATTGCTCAGGGCAATATAATAGTTTCTGGATTTAGCGCGAGCGGAGCAAATGCAAAAATTACACAAGGCGTACCTACTTCAGGGCGTATACCAAATGGTGCTACTATAGAGCGTGCTATTCCGGGTAATTTTAACGAAATGCCGCAGTTAATTTTGGCTCTGCAAGACGGTGATTTTACGACGGTTACCCGTATTTGCGATTTGATAAATATATTTTCAATGGCTCGCTATAAAGCAAAAGTTGCTAAGACGCGTGATGCAAAAACTTTAGTATTAAATAAGCCTCAAGATGTAACGGCTACACGTTTTATTGCAGAAATTGAAGGGCTACCAATTCCCGTAGATGAGGTTGCACGTGTTGTTGTGGATGAGCGGTCTGGTACTGTTGTTATAGGTGAAAAGGTACGTGTCTCTAGGGTAGCGATATCACATGGTAGCCTTACTGTAAAGGTAACAGAAGACCCCTTAGTTTCGCAGCCTCAACCTTTTGGTGAAGGACAAACAGTCGTTGTGCCTCGTACTAAAATGAATGTTAATGAAAGTACAAGCCAGATAGGAATATTCAGCGGTACAAGCTTAGATAAGCTAGTAAAAGGCTTGAATCAAATTGGTGTAAAGCCGAGTGATATAATAGCGATATTACAGGCTATAAAAACTGCTGGTGCTTTGCACGCGGATTTGATTGTTCAATAA
- the flgA gene encoding flagellar basal body P-ring formation chaperone FlgA: MSISKLTKLYITTVFYVFGCLFSGGAFAAHVRFVVPTETIRYKEQINKHSLKYKMFAINQDAASRYVLDFNQIEGKVARGLLLKDHPILLSSLKEPVLVEQGKSIKLIVRGANLVITATGVPLQSGSVGDYIKVRNVDSGRTVSGTITKDGSVEVGVE; this comes from the coding sequence ATGTCGATTAGCAAACTAACTAAGCTATATATAACCACCGTTTTTTATGTTTTTGGCTGTTTGTTTAGCGGAGGTGCTTTTGCCGCGCATGTTCGTTTTGTGGTTCCAACCGAGACGATACGCTATAAAGAACAAATAAACAAACATAGCTTAAAATATAAGATGTTTGCTATTAACCAGGATGCAGCGTCTCGTTATGTGTTGGATTTTAACCAAATAGAGGGCAAAGTAGCACGCGGACTTTTGCTGAAGGATCATCCAATACTGCTTTCTTCGCTTAAGGAACCAGTGCTTGTTGAACAAGGCAAATCAATAAAATTAATAGTGCGTGGCGCTAATCTTGTAATTACGGCTACTGGTGTACCTTTGCAGTCTGGATCGGTAGGGGATTATATAAAAGTACGTAACGTAGATAGTGGACGAACCGTTTCTGGAACCATTACTAAAGATGGTAGCGTAGAAGTTGGTGTAGAGTAA
- the flgG gene encoding flagellar basal-body rod protein FlgG, whose product MRALSIAATGMNAQQVNLDVIANNIANVNTTGFKRASAEFSDLMYEPDRLSSVAATAEGSAVPEGTYVGFGVQTSGIRHIFAQGALQKTDHPYDMLISGRGYFQVQKPTGEIFYTRDGTFTPDANGQLATPQGYVLIPAVTINQQDVVKVDINESGQVFITTKGNPAPAAPAFQVQLANFVNEAGLQPLGDNLFSATASSGAAVVGDPDTIGFGKIKQGYLEASNVDSVKEITQLIAAQRAYEMNSKVIQAADEMASIVSKNLR is encoded by the coding sequence TTGAGGGCTTTATCGATAGCGGCAACTGGCATGAATGCACAACAGGTAAATCTGGATGTCATAGCAAATAATATTGCTAATGTGAATACTACGGGCTTTAAGCGTGCAAGCGCTGAGTTTTCTGATTTGATGTATGAGCCAGATCGTCTGTCATCTGTTGCTGCCACTGCTGAAGGCAGCGCGGTTCCAGAGGGGACATATGTAGGTTTTGGTGTGCAAACATCTGGTATAAGGCATATATTTGCGCAAGGTGCTTTACAAAAAACTGACCATCCATATGATATGCTGATATCGGGGCGCGGCTATTTTCAAGTGCAAAAACCGACCGGAGAGATATTTTATACTCGTGATGGGACGTTTACTCCAGATGCCAATGGGCAATTGGCCACGCCGCAAGGCTATGTGCTTATTCCTGCTGTTACTATTAATCAGCAGGACGTGGTTAAAGTGGACATAAATGAGTCAGGACAGGTGTTTATAACTACTAAAGGAAATCCTGCGCCGGCGGCTCCTGCATTTCAAGTGCAATTAGCTAATTTTGTTAATGAGGCTGGATTGCAGCCTTTGGGTGATAATTTGTTCAGCGCTACCGCTTCTTCTGGGGCAGCTGTAGTTGGTGACCCTGACACGATTGGTTTTGGTAAGATTAAACAAGGTTATCTAGAAGCTTCAAATGTCGATTCGGTAAAGGAAATTACGCAATTGATCGCTGCTCAGAGGGCTTATGAAATGAATTCCAAGGTAATTCAAGCCGCTGATGAGATGGCTTCAATTGTCTCTAAGAATTTGCGTTAA
- a CDS encoding flagellar hook-basal body complex protein FliE, producing the protein MINAIDAVGLIDKMNSVGGPDSLSLVNTQSNVASGASFEQILAKISGGLGASLNKAEEASVQKMTGHGSSISGAVNAIMEAERSLNTAIAIRDKIVQAYNEISRMQI; encoded by the coding sequence ATGATTAACGCAATAGATGCTGTTGGCTTAATTGATAAAATGAATAGCGTAGGAGGTCCTGATAGCTTATCTTTGGTGAATACGCAAAGTAATGTTGCCTCTGGTGCTAGCTTTGAGCAGATTTTGGCAAAGATTTCTGGTGGATTAGGAGCAAGCTTAAATAAAGCGGAAGAGGCTTCAGTGCAAAAAATGACGGGACATGGCAGTAGTATTTCTGGGGCTGTTAATGCTATTATGGAGGCTGAAAGGTCTTTGAATACGGCTATTGCTATAAGAGACAAAATTGTACAGGCTTATAATGAAATAAGCCGGATGCAAATTTAG
- the flgC gene encoding flagellar basal body rod protein FlgC: protein MDPLLSAGNISVSGLNAQSQRMRVISENLANVNSTGKTAGSDPYRRKTISFQAAVDHGTGNRGVGLTKIATDKSSFIYKYEPGNPAANEKGYVKYPNVNMIVEMADMREANRSYEANLQVVRQTRDLISQTISLLK from the coding sequence ATGGATCCATTACTTTCGGCAGGCAATATTTCCGTTTCAGGATTAAACGCGCAATCGCAAAGAATGCGTGTAATTTCTGAAAATTTGGCTAATGTGAATTCTACAGGCAAAACTGCGGGCTCGGACCCCTATAGGCGTAAAACGATAAGTTTTCAGGCAGCTGTCGATCACGGTACAGGTAATAGAGGCGTTGGGCTGACAAAAATTGCTACAGATAAATCTTCTTTCATATATAAATATGAGCCTGGTAACCCTGCCGCTAATGAAAAAGGATATGTAAAGTATCCAAATGTGAATATGATTGTTGAAATGGCCGATATGAGGGAAGCAAATCGTAGTTATGAAGCAAATTTGCAGGTAGTTCGACAAACTCGTGATTTAATTTCGCAAACAATTTCTTTATTAAAATAG